From one Sulfurimonas sp. HSL-3221 genomic stretch:
- a CDS encoding NADH-quinone oxidoreductase subunit C — protein sequence MQKIETTLGALLADLRAFYDPKVWHFLTVNGIDLGEGKIELQWIFSRYGAKNDVVVYYALSDYDTPVPSVVPVIPSAFLGEREIVDMFGLNVEGTAGGLYLDKDSQPHPLRGDA from the coding sequence ATGCAGAAGATTGAAACAACCCTGGGCGCGCTGCTCGCAGACCTCCGCGCCTTTTACGATCCCAAAGTGTGGCACTTCCTCACCGTCAACGGGATCGACCTGGGCGAAGGGAAGATCGAGCTACAGTGGATCTTCTCCCGCTACGGCGCCAAGAACGACGTTGTCGTCTACTACGCGCTGAGCGACTACGACACCCCCGTCCCCTCCGTCGTGCCCGTCATCCCCTCCGCCTTCCTGGGCGAACGGGAGATCGTCGACATGTTCGGGCTCAATGTCGAAGGGACCGCGGGCGGCCTCTACCTCGACAAAGACTCCCAGCCCCATCCGCTCAGGGGGGACGCATGA
- a CDS encoding hydrogenase large subunit, with product MKKTVQIPLGSQHISLLEPIRFKFECENETIVGVDADVGFVHRGVEQACTTKFDFKQVGFVVARVCGLCAITHSLSYTLAAEKLLEFTPNDRIRYLRMLMVELDRIHSHMLCLAHTAENAGFEALFMQIMGDRELVMDIQEAISGNRIQFDFIAIGGVTRDLTPEMVALLHKNLDLLFGKIFDLIELFESNWSLSLKYKGIGALSLEEAQTYNALGPLARAAGLATDVRVETDDFPYEALGYEMMLETSGDIHARNRVRLREIMNSIAMCRNIVDNLPAGEIMEKAKGKPKGEAIVRVEAPRGELFYLVRGGGQNMLERVRIKTPTFSGIPAMMEVFKGSRYADAPAILASFDPCMSCTAK from the coding sequence ATGAAGAAAACCGTCCAGATCCCGCTGGGTTCGCAGCATATCTCCCTGCTCGAGCCCATCCGGTTCAAATTCGAATGCGAAAACGAGACCATTGTCGGGGTCGACGCCGATGTGGGCTTCGTGCACCGCGGCGTCGAGCAGGCCTGCACCACCAAGTTCGACTTCAAACAGGTCGGCTTCGTCGTGGCGCGGGTCTGCGGGCTCTGCGCCATCACCCACTCCCTCTCCTACACCCTCGCCGCGGAGAAGCTGCTGGAGTTCACCCCGAACGACCGCATCAGGTACCTGCGGATGCTGATGGTCGAACTCGACCGCATCCATTCGCACATGCTCTGCCTTGCGCACACGGCGGAAAACGCCGGCTTCGAGGCGCTCTTTATGCAGATCATGGGCGACCGTGAGCTTGTCATGGATATCCAGGAGGCTATCAGCGGCAACCGCATCCAGTTCGACTTTATCGCCATCGGCGGCGTCACCCGCGACCTTACCCCCGAGATGGTCGCCCTGCTGCACAAAAACCTCGACCTCCTCTTCGGCAAGATCTTCGACCTCATCGAGCTGTTCGAATCCAACTGGTCCCTCTCGCTCAAGTACAAAGGCATCGGGGCGCTCTCGCTGGAGGAGGCGCAGACCTACAACGCCCTTGGCCCCCTCGCCCGGGCCGCCGGACTGGCCACCGACGTGCGGGTGGAAACGGATGACTTCCCCTACGAGGCTCTGGGCTACGAGATGATGCTTGAAACGAGCGGCGACATCCATGCCCGCAACCGGGTGCGGCTGCGCGAGATCATGAACTCCATCGCGATGTGCCGCAACATTGTCGACAACCTCCCCGCCGGGGAGATCATGGAGAAGGCCAAGGGCAAACCGAAGGGCGAGGCGATTGTACGCGTCGAAGCGCCCCGGGGCGAGCTCTTCTACCTCGTGCGCGGCGGCGGGCAGAACATGCTCGAGCGTGTCCGGATCAAGACCCCGACCTTCTCGGGCATCCCTGCCATGATGGAGGTGTTCAAGGGTAGCCGCTACGCCGACGCCCCGGCGATCCTCGCCTCCTTTGATCCC